In the genome of Porphyrobacter sp. ULC335, one region contains:
- a CDS encoding TIGR01244 family sulfur transferase, translating into MSEFRRLTENILVSQQITAEDVAAAAGLGVNLIVNNRPDGEEPSAPQGDEIAAAAAAAGMNYVAIPIGHSGFSEPQVDAMIAALEQAEGPILAYCRSGTRSTLLWALAAAKQGENPDTIARTAAQAGYDVSPIRPMIDMLAAR; encoded by the coding sequence ATGAGCGAATTTCGCCGTCTTACCGAAAATATTCTTGTAAGTCAGCAGATTACTGCCGAAGATGTAGCGGCGGCGGCCGGACTTGGCGTCAACCTGATCGTCAATAATCGCCCCGATGGCGAAGAGCCTTCCGCGCCGCAAGGCGACGAAATCGCCGCTGCCGCTGCCGCAGCGGGCATGAATTACGTGGCCATTCCGATCGGCCATTCCGGCTTCAGCGAGCCGCAGGTGGACGCGATGATTGCCGCGCTGGAGCAAGCCGAAGGGCCGATTCTCGCCTATTGCCGCTCGGGCACGCGGTCGACCCTGCTGTGGGCGCTGGCTGCTGCCAAGCAGGGCGAGAACCCGGACACGATTGCCCGAACAGCGGCGCAGGCGGGATACGACGTCAGCCCGATTCGTCCGATGATCGACATGCTGGCAGCGCGCTGA
- a CDS encoding sterol desaturase family protein, translating into MPDFKPIDYAVPLFVVAVLAEMIWAKLRAPEAYEPKDTLVSLAFGLGSTVAGALLGGFALTLFIKTYDYRIFDFGPEWWAVWWAWPVCFILDDLKYYWVHRAGHRIRWMWASHVNHHSSQHYNLSTALRQTWTGMFTFGFLFAVPLVLLGFHPAMIAICGGFNLIYQFWIHTEAIKRMPAWFESVMNTPSHHRVHHATNPRYLDTNYAGVFIVWDRMFGTFEPEVDDELIRYGIVKQLGSFNLLWSVFHEWIGMISDIWRAPWKHKLSYLLREPGWSHDGSRDTSDMIRSRWQSRVGNGVAPSATSVADRNRIAEGREAF; encoded by the coding sequence ATGCCTGACTTCAAACCCATCGACTATGCTGTGCCGCTGTTCGTGGTCGCTGTGCTGGCCGAGATGATCTGGGCGAAGCTGCGCGCCCCCGAAGCCTACGAGCCGAAGGACACTCTGGTCAGCCTGGCCTTCGGGCTGGGTTCGACCGTAGCGGGCGCGCTGCTCGGCGGATTTGCGCTGACGCTGTTTATCAAGACCTATGACTACCGGATCTTCGATTTCGGCCCCGAATGGTGGGCGGTGTGGTGGGCCTGGCCCGTGTGCTTCATTCTCGACGATCTCAAATATTACTGGGTCCATCGCGCCGGGCACCGCATCCGCTGGATGTGGGCGAGCCACGTGAACCACCACTCCAGCCAGCATTACAACCTCTCCACCGCCTTGCGGCAGACGTGGACCGGGATGTTCACCTTCGGCTTCCTGTTCGCGGTGCCGCTGGTGCTGCTCGGTTTCCACCCGGCGATGATCGCGATCTGCGGCGGGTTCAATCTCATCTACCAGTTCTGGATTCACACCGAGGCGATCAAGCGGATGCCCGCCTGGTTCGAGTCGGTGATGAACACCCCCAGCCATCACCGCGTCCACCACGCCACCAACCCACGCTATCTCGACACAAACTACGCGGGTGTGTTCATCGTCTGGGACCGGATGTTCGGCACCTTCGAGCCCGAGGTCGATGACGAGCTGATCCGTTACGGGATCGTCAAGCAGCTCGGCAGCTTCAACCTGTTATGGTCGGTGTTCCACGAATGGATCGGGATGATCTCGGACATCTGGCGCGCGCCTTGGAAGCACAAGCTGTCTTACCTGCTGCGCGAACCCGGCTGGAGCCATGACGGCAGCCGCGATACCAGCGACATGATCCGCAGCCGGTGGCAATCGCGCGTCGGCAACGGCGTTGCACCTTCTGCAACTTCAGTGGCGGATCGAAACCGGATTGCAGAGGGCCGCGAAGCTTTCTAG